DNA from Chitinophaga pendula:
GCCCGTACAGGAAACATCATGTTTAACCGTATATCCCATACGGCAACCGGGCTTCTTATTAAACCATTTTTAAAATGATCAGTGTATGAAAATCTGCTTCAGAAAGCCCAACTATGTCCTCTGGGCCTCCCTATTCGTCATCGCCCTGTTTGCCAACGCCTGCCGCCAGGACAAAACAACACCTCCGCAAGGCAAAGAAAAACCTACCATGGAACTGGTACGCGAGATCACCGTCAGCAAAGACGATATCCAACGCCGCCTCTCCTCCCCCAATCAACGCATCAGCGACATCCTCCCCATCATCAACAGCCTGCTGGTCAAAGTCTACAAAGTAACCTATCCCACCACCGACATCGATGGTCAACCCATCACCGCCAGCGGACTGATGCTCATTCCTAACGGAGAAGAAAACCCCTCCCTCATCAGCTTCCAGCATGGTACACTCACCGACCCTCTCGGTGCCCCCTCCCTCTACACACCGGGTACCCTACTCACTAACTATGGTCCCATCGTCGCCGCACTCGGATATGTCGTGATCGCCCCCGACTTCCTCGGATATGGCAGCACCTCCAACATCGAACATCCCTATCAACACGCAGGCACCCTCGCCTCCGCCACCAAAGACATGATCGATGCCACCAAAATATTACTCAAAGAAAAAAATATCAACTGGGATGGCAAACTATATCTCAGCGGATACTCTGAAGGTGGATACGCTACCATGGCAGCCTACAAACTACTGGAACAAAAATACCCCAACCAGTATAACATCCGCGCAGTAACCTGCGGAGCAGGCGCCTACGATATCACCAATACCGCCAAATACGTACTCTCCAACAATAAAGATATCGACACCTTCTTCGTACAAACTTACGCCTGGACTTTAACCACCATCAATAGGGCCGAACATATCAACAGACCACTCAACCAGCTGTTCAATGCGCCCTATGATACAGAGCTCGCCACCAAACCCATCTTCAAAACCGTGGTACCCGCCAATCCTACCTTGTTATTCTCACAGCCTTTTAAAGATGGCATCTTCAACGGCACAGATCACCAGTTCCTCAATGCCTTCGAAAAGAATAACCTCTACGATTGGACACCACAACGCCCCATCCTGCTCTTACACGCAGATGGCGACAAACACGTACCCCTACTGAACTACTACAATACCGTTAGCAAGTTTATCAGCAATGGAGTACCCCACCTCTCTAAAGATATCATCGTTGGCAAAGACCATCCGGGTGCCATTCCCGACTATATCGTTCGCTCTGTCTTCTTCTTCCTTACTAACCCATAACCAACAAAAGAGGGTGTACCAATACTTTTGATACACCCTCTTTATTTACAAAGGCTTATCCCATTTGATGTCTCAAAAAAGGGGCAGCCTTGTATAAACCTCAGAAATTAATATCCCAGATCCCCGCCGATCGTTCCAATTCGACCAGCGCTCCCGCATAAGCATTTAAAGTCGTATAATAATTCTGCCGTACATCGTTATACGTACGCTGCGCATTTAACACCTCCAGCAATCCCGTCTCACCACGCTGATAACTATAGATCTTTCCATCCAATATCTGCTTCGCCTCCGTCAGCAATCCACTGTCAAACTGCGCCACCTGCCGGCGGGCAGCCAGGTACTTATGATAAGCCGCTGTCACCTCCGTCTGCACCTGCACACAAGCTTGCTGATACTGTATATCGCTTTGAGCAATACCAAATTTAGCCGCATGCAACTCCCCTTTATACCGGTTAGACAACTTGATCGGAACCGAAATACCGGCCGTATACGCCTTGTAAGCCGGCGTCGGCGCAATTTCATTGGTAGCTTCCGCATTGGATGTAAAACCAGCTCCTAATCCCAGGTCGATAACCCTGTTCGCCTTCGCTACCCGCAATGCCCGCTGCGCCACCGCCTGCTGCTGACGGGCCGCCAGCAGATCCGCCCTGTTATTAAGCCCTTCCGTAATAAGCGCCTCCAATCCATACTCCCGGTCAAAACCCCGTGGATCACCCACCGGCATATAAAACGTATCACGTACCGTGCTCCCGAGTAATAACTGCAAACTCACCAACGCACCTTTTAACTCAGCCGCACCGGCATATACATCATTCAGCATCACACCGGCTTCCAGCTTACTTTGACGGGCATCCGATGCCATGATCGCTCCTAACCTGAACCGCACACTGTCCGCAACAGCCAACCGGCGCATCGTATTGTAAGAATCCATGTTCACATACAACAGCCGCTGCTGCTTTATCGCCTCCAGATAAGCCAGCGTTGCCTCCGCTCGCAATCGCTGAAAGTAGTCCTGCAACTGGTACTGTACCAGCAACAACTGGTTGTTCGCCAGCTGTATACGTGCCCGCCGCTTACCGCCCAATTCCAGCGTGTAATTCAACGTCCCGCCTATCCCGTATCCCAATTGTTTGATCCAGTGTTCGTTGTTATTGTAGTTAAATGCCACACTGGGATCAGAAAACACCTTGGCAGCCTCTACATTCGCAGCAGCAATATTTACATTGAATTGCTCTGCCGCATAGTTCAGGTTGTGCTGCGCAATGAGCGACAGATATTCCGCATACCCCAGCGGCTTACGTGCAAAACTGGTGTCCACCTGCGCAGTAACACGCGATACCACCGTCAATATCAATGAACAGAAAATAATAACTCTTAGCATAAAAATCAGTTTAAGCCTCCGGGGCCGTAAAATCATGTTTACCCCAGCGCCGCTCCACCAGGTAGTAAAGTGCAGGTAATACAAATAAGGTGATAACCGTCGCCGCCAGCAGCCCGTATACGATCACCGTCGCCAATGGCCGCTGCACATCCGATCCGATACCAGTGGCCAACGAGGCAGGCAATAAACCTAATACCGCCACCGTCGCCGTCATCAGCACCGGCCGGAAGCGATCCTTCGCCCCTTGTAATACCGCCTCCGACAAGGCATACCGCTGTCGCCGCAACTCATTGATACGGGAGATCATAATTACCCCGTTCTGTATAGCCACGCCAAACAAAGCAATAAAGCCCACCGCCGACGACACATTCAGCGTCATCCCGCGTACACACAAAGCTGCCATCCCACCAAACAACGCCAAGGGTACAATAGACAGAATAAGACCGGCCTGGCGGAAACGACCAAACGCTCCGTACAACAACACGAACATGATAGCCAACGCTAACGGCACTATCACCGCCAGCCGGGCATATGCCCGGTGCTGATTCTCAAATTGACCGCCCCACTGCACCTTATAAGCGTTATGGTCATACTGTACATGCCGCGCCAAACTATCCTGCGCAGCAGCCAGAAAATGGGTCAGGTCATTACCGCGCAGGTTCAACCGCACCGTCAGATGACGCTTGTTCATCTCCCTCGTAATAGTACTCTCCCCCGTAGCAGTCTTTATCTCCGCCACCTGCGACAAGGGTATCTTCGCCCCCGTACCGGAAGTAAGCATCAGCCCCGCGATCTTCTCCGGCGTATCCCGGCTTTCCTCATTGAAACGACAGATCACATCATATACCTTGTCATTCACAAACACCTGCGAAATAGCCTTACCTCCAATCGCTACCTCTATCAACTCCGAAATATCCGCCACATTCAATCCGTACTTAGCCACCGCATCACGGTCCACCTTCACCTGCAATTGAGGCAATGGCGGCTCCTGGTCGATCGCCAGGTCAACAGCGCCAGGCACCGTCTTCAACGTACGTAGCACATTGTTGGCAATACGGCGCGTCTCCTCAAAATGATCCCCATACACCTTCACCACCAACTCACTATGCGCCCCCGCAATCTTATCCATCACACCGTCTATCATCGGCTGACTGAAACCCACCGTATACCCGGGCATCGTCGCATACTCCTGCGACAACTCATTGATCAGATCCGCCTTACGCTTTCCTCGTGGCCACTGACTATAAGGTTTCAACCCGATCGAACATTCAAAATGCGATGGCGTAAAGGGGTCCGTACCGTCATCATTACGCCCAGCCTGTACCATCATATAGGTCACCTCCCCATATTTCAACGTACGGGCACGTAATGTATCACTCATCTCTCTCGACTTCGCCAGCGATAACCCGGGAGGTAATTGCACCTGCAACCAGATAGATCCTTCATCCAGCGGTGGCAAAAAATCCTTCCCCACAAATACCGTCAACACAATCGCTCCGGCCAACACCACCCCTAATGGAATAAATACCCGCCGCGGATGCAACAGAAGCTGGTGAATACGCCGGTCATACGCGCCGGTCAGCCGCTCCAGCCACTTGTTATGATAGGGACGGCGCGGTCGGCGATATACCGCATAAGCCAACCCGGGAATCAATAACAACGCCACCGCCAACGCACCGAGCAAAGCATAGCCTACCGTAAATGCCATTGGCGTAAACAACTTCTTCTCCACGCGCTCAAAGGCAAACAAAGGCAGATAAGCCGTAATGATGATAATAGTAGAAAAGAATATAGGTTTGGCAACGCCCATCGCCAGCTGACCGGTAGTCATCTCCTCCAGCGAATCCTCCGGCGAATCCTCCCGCTTACGTAAGATCGTCTCCAACATCACGATCGCACCGTCCACAATGATACCGAAGTCAATAGCGCCTAGCGATAACAGGTTAGCAGGAATATGCGTAAAATGCATCAGGATAAATGCGATCATCAATGACAGCGGAATCGTAATAGCCACCAGTAAAGCTCCCCGCCAGCTACCGAGGAATAATATGAGCACGATGATCACCAATGCCATACCTTCTAAAAGTGTATGTGATACTGTATCCAGTGTCGTAGATACCAGCGCCGTACGGTCCAGGAAAGGACGTATACGTACCCCCTTAGGCAACAGGTGCTCATTCAGATCAGCAACTGCTGCATGTATACCAGCCAGCACCTCCGATGGATTCTCATGCTTCAACAATAACACAATCCCTTCTATCCCGTCCGTATAACTCACCTGACGGTCCGTATAGCCCAAGGTACCCTTACGTTCCAGCGTACCGAACTTCACCTCGCCCACATCTTTAAGAAATACAGGCATACCGTTATTCGACTTCACAACGATATCCCCCAGCCCTCTTAAAGTATTGACCAACCCGATCCCCCTCACCACATACCCCAGATCACCGCGTGTCATCACACTGCCTCCGGCATTGGCATTGTTATTATTGATGGCACCCTGCACATCTGCCAGCGATAACCCGTATTGCTCCAGCTTACGTGGATCTATCGCCACCTGGTACTGCGTAGTAATACCACCGAAATTAGTCACGTCCGCCACACCGGCGACTTGTTTGATCCGCGGAATGATCACCCACCGTTGCAAATCGGTGATCTCCCGCAGATCATGATTCGGGCTTTCAATAATGTATCGGAAGATTTCCCCTACCGGCGATGTAAGCGGATCCAGTCCGGGCTTCGCGCCGTACGGCAACTCCACGTCGTTCAGCCGTTCCTGTATCCGCTGCCGGGCCCAGTAATCATCTGTTCCGTCCTTGAATACAAGGGTGATCATCGACAAGCCAAACGTACTCCGGCTACGCATCACATGCATACCGGGCATCCCGTTCAAAGCACGTTCTATAGGTATAGTGATCTGCTGCTCCATCTCCTCAGCCGCCAGCCCGGGCACCTGGGTGACCACCTGTGATGTCACATCCGCAATATCAGGATAAGCCTCTATCGACAACTGCTGCCAGGAATAATATCCAAATAAAGCCAGCAGCACAAATAACGCCAGCAACAACCATCGCTGTGGGATGGTAAAATAGAATAGTCGTTTCATCGTATCGTTTTATTTGGCGTCCAGCAGATAAAAACCGCCTTGAGAAAGTATCTGATCGCCGGCCTGTAATCCCGCCGTGATCACTATATCATTGCCGGTCGTATTACCGGTCTGCACCTTCCGGCGCACATACCTTCCGGCACCCGACCGCACATATACAAAACTGGCATCCGCACTTTGCAATACCGCACGGGCAGGTACCTGCAATACCGTTTCAGGCCGCTCCATAAAATGCACCGTTACATACATACCGGGCTTCAGCAGGTGCGCCTCATTATCACATTGTACCAACACCTGCACACTGCGCGTATCCTCATCCACCAACTCACTGATATGATAGATTTTACCGGAGAAAAAACGACCCGGATAAGCCGCCACATCGATCGTAAAACTATCCAGCGACGCTATATAGCTCAGGTCCTTCTCCTTGACCTGCCCCGCCACCCATACAGAGGATAATGCAGCAACAGTAGCTACCGCAGCCGCATCGTCCTTGATAAACTGTCCCACCACGATCTTGTTATCTACCACTTCACCGGCGATAGGCGACTTAACTACCAGCGGCTGCCCTAACACCAGCTGGCCAGGATCAGCCTTAAATACACGGATAGCCGCACTGGCATTCTCAT
Protein-coding regions in this window:
- a CDS encoding alpha/beta hydrolase family protein; protein product: MKICFRKPNYVLWASLFVIALFANACRQDKTTPPQGKEKPTMELVREITVSKDDIQRRLSSPNQRISDILPIINSLLVKVYKVTYPTTDIDGQPITASGLMLIPNGEENPSLISFQHGTLTDPLGAPSLYTPGTLLTNYGPIVAALGYVVIAPDFLGYGSTSNIEHPYQHAGTLASATKDMIDATKILLKEKNINWDGKLYLSGYSEGGYATMAAYKLLEQKYPNQYNIRAVTCGAGAYDITNTAKYVLSNNKDIDTFFVQTYAWTLTTINRAEHINRPLNQLFNAPYDTELATKPIFKTVVPANPTLLFSQPFKDGIFNGTDHQFLNAFEKNNLYDWTPQRPILLLHADGDKHVPLLNYYNTVSKFISNGVPHLSKDIIVGKDHPGAIPDYIVRSVFFFLTNP
- a CDS encoding TolC family protein, which codes for MLRVIIFCSLILTVVSRVTAQVDTSFARKPLGYAEYLSLIAQHNLNYAAEQFNVNIAAANVEAAKVFSDPSVAFNYNNNEHWIKQLGYGIGGTLNYTLELGGKRRARIQLANNQLLLVQYQLQDYFQRLRAEATLAYLEAIKQQRLLYVNMDSYNTMRRLAVADSVRFRLGAIMASDARQSKLEAGVMLNDVYAGAAELKGALVSLQLLLGSTVRDTFYMPVGDPRGFDREYGLEALITEGLNNRADLLAARQQQAVAQRALRVAKANRVIDLGLGAGFTSNAEATNEIAPTPAYKAYTAGISVPIKLSNRYKGELHAAKFGIAQSDIQYQQACVQVQTEVTAAYHKYLAARRQVAQFDSGLLTEAKQILDGKIYSYQRGETGLLEVLNAQRTYNDVRQNYYTTLNAYAGALVELERSAGIWDINF
- a CDS encoding efflux RND transporter permease subunit — protein: MKRLFYFTIPQRWLLLALFVLLALFGYYSWQQLSIEAYPDIADVTSQVVTQVPGLAAEEMEQQITIPIERALNGMPGMHVMRSRSTFGLSMITLVFKDGTDDYWARQRIQERLNDVELPYGAKPGLDPLTSPVGEIFRYIIESPNHDLREITDLQRWVIIPRIKQVAGVADVTNFGGITTQYQVAIDPRKLEQYGLSLADVQGAINNNNANAGGSVMTRGDLGYVVRGIGLVNTLRGLGDIVVKSNNGMPVFLKDVGEVKFGTLERKGTLGYTDRQVSYTDGIEGIVLLLKHENPSEVLAGIHAAVADLNEHLLPKGVRIRPFLDRTALVSTTLDTVSHTLLEGMALVIIVLILFLGSWRGALLVAITIPLSLMIAFILMHFTHIPANLLSLGAIDFGIIVDGAIVMLETILRKREDSPEDSLEEMTTGQLAMGVAKPIFFSTIIIITAYLPLFAFERVEKKLFTPMAFTVGYALLGALAVALLLIPGLAYAVYRRPRRPYHNKWLERLTGAYDRRIHQLLLHPRRVFIPLGVVLAGAIVLTVFVGKDFLPPLDEGSIWLQVQLPPGLSLAKSREMSDTLRARTLKYGEVTYMMVQAGRNDDGTDPFTPSHFECSIGLKPYSQWPRGKRKADLINELSQEYATMPGYTVGFSQPMIDGVMDKIAGAHSELVVKVYGDHFEETRRIANNVLRTLKTVPGAVDLAIDQEPPLPQLQVKVDRDAVAKYGLNVADISELIEVAIGGKAISQVFVNDKVYDVICRFNEESRDTPEKIAGLMLTSGTGAKIPLSQVAEIKTATGESTITREMNKRHLTVRLNLRGNDLTHFLAAAQDSLARHVQYDHNAYKVQWGGQFENQHRAYARLAVIVPLALAIMFVLLYGAFGRFRQAGLILSIVPLALFGGMAALCVRGMTLNVSSAVGFIALFGVAIQNGVIMISRINELRRQRYALSEAVLQGAKDRFRPVLMTATVAVLGLLPASLATGIGSDVQRPLATVIVYGLLAATVITLFVLPALYYLVERRWGKHDFTAPEA
- a CDS encoding efflux RND transporter periplasmic adaptor subunit, producing the protein MKRTHTAGTMLRYCLVMLCPVVTYMGCGSAAEATHTTDYVLQGDTVVLKEGSLLAAQLQLDTVRAVPYRMQLFTAGTVKAIPNDYAEIAPPFPGRVLRSFVRLGMKVSPGTALFEISSPDFTEAQKACLQAQSQLLLAEKTWKRQQDLLKHGVGIQKDLEEAETAYEVARKEYENASAAIRVFKADPGQLVLGQPLVVKSPIAGEVVDNKIVVGQFIKDDAAAVATVAALSSVWVAGQVKEKDLSYIASLDSFTIDVAAYPGRFFSGKIYHISELVDEDTRSVQVLVQCDNEAHLLKPGMYVTVHFMERPETVLQVPARAVLQSADASFVYVRSGAGRYVRRKVQTGNTTGNDIVITAGLQAGDQILSQGGFYLLDAK